The Lynx canadensis isolate LIC74 chromosome A2, mLynCan4.pri.v2, whole genome shotgun sequence DNA segment TTCTGCTTCCACGCCGCCTTCCTGCTGCTCGGCGTGGGCGTCACCCGCTACCTGGCCATCGCGCACCACCGCTTCTACGCCGAGCGCCTGGCCGGCTGGCCGTGCGCCGCCATGCTGGTGTGCGCCGCCTGGGCGCTGGCGCTGGCCGCGGCCTTCCCGCCGGTGCtggacggcggcggcggcgacgacGAGGACGCGCCGTGCGCCCTGGAGCAGCGGCCCGACGGCGCCCCGGGCGCGCTCggcttcctgctgctgctggccgTGGTCGTGGGCGCCACGCACCTCGTCTACCTCCGCCTGCTCTTCTTCATCCACGACCGCCGCAAGATGCGGCCCGCGCGCCTCGTGCCCGCCGTCAGCCACGACTGGACCTTCCACGGCCCCGGCGCCACCGGCCAGGCGGCCGCCAACTGGACGGCGGGCTTCGGCCGCGGGCCCACGCCGCCCGCGCTCGTGGGCATCCGGCCGGCGGGGCCCGGCCGCGGCGCGCGCCGCCTCCTCGTGCTCGAGGAGTTCAAGACGGAGAAGAGGCTGTGCAAGATGTTCTACGCCGTCACGCTGCTCTTCCTGCTCCTCTGGGGGCCCTACGTCGTGGCCAGTTACCTGCGGGTCTTGGTGCGGCCCGGCGCCGTCCCCCAGGCCTACCTGACGGCCTCCGTGTGGCTCACCTTCGCCCAGGCCGGCATCAACCCTGTCGTGTGCTTCCTCTTCAACAGGGAGCTGAGGGACTGCTTCAGGGCCCAGTTCCCCTGCTGCCAGAGCCCCCAGACCACCCAGGCCACCCTCCCCTGCGATTTGAAAGGCATCGGCTTGTGAGGGGCTCTCCTGCCTCGTACGCCCCACCCGGCCTTTCCCTTTGGCTCGGACAGTGACGTCGTTTCTCTCTCTTATGCCCCCTTATTAATTTTCTAAGCTGCCTTCAAAATGACTCTCAAAGTGGTTAAGCACTTGGATTGTACagactactttttttttggtggggggggggagggagggatgggtttCGATGTaccagccccacctccagctccgTGCATTTGTCCTACTAAGTATATTTTCATCCTGAACAATAGGCCTTGGAGTCTTTGTACTGGTACTGACGTCTTTTATTccatgtgttccttttttttttttttttttttttttttttaaataaagcctaCACTAATTTTCTTCATGCAACGTTTCCTAAAGACCTTGGCCAGTTTTCTACAGAAGCTATTTTTGACAACCTCAAGTGGCATTACATTTCGCAGTGAAGTAGAGGAACCTAGGGGACTTCACAAGTTTGGTTTCTTGAGGGTCTTCTGTGGGAAGcaggagaaaggggggaggggaaattgTCGTCAGTTCCCCCTTGAGTTGCCGGCCGTGGGGTCAGTTGTGCTGCTCTGGTTCTTTGAAAGCGTTGAAAACTTTGTTCAGTATCGGTAATGAATTTGAAGAGCAGAAATGGGAGCGTAAAGTAGCGAGGCAGTGTTTTTTCAGCAGTGACAAGTGACAAGATTTGTTTCCTACCTTACTTTATACTACTAGAAAAATACACATCAGCGGCAACAACTGCTCTCTGTATTATACCAATCTTGAGTGGAAACATTTCTGTAAaattgtaacttttaaaaagagtaaaagtgTTTTGGTCAGTGAtggtgtggagaaaaaaaaaccagtattgCATGTTTTTGTACTGATTGTGGTTCACGGATTGGGAAGGCTCTGGGAAGCAGAGTCGGAACTAAGTCAGAATTGCTTAGGTATTTTttgccaataaaaatgaaaatacgtTTATGGAAACAGCTTGTGCTTTGAGACGCCCAGTTTTATTCTGTCTTATGAAACTAATTTCCACTTTGAAAACTGTTCTCCTTTTGTTCATGGTATCAATGAATGGAATATAATGATAACTCTACTTCTACAAGACAAAGCATTTCCTTAAAATGTTTGCTAGGTTAAGCTGTGCTGTTCATCTGatggatattttaaattaataatgacaaccatacttttaaatatttggtagacaCACTGTAATCTTAAACGGAAAGACTAACTTCTGCAAGTACTGTATAATATTTTTTGCTTATAAtgctacatttttattaatgtacCTTCCGTTTTGAGGatttatatctgtatttctctttgcATTATACAAATATACCAGTATTTTCATTCTGGAGTGGtttcttgttgctgttgtttgagACTGTGACTGGTACTGATACACTTCTAAATACGGTATTCGTTCCATTATCCTGTGAGTGAGTTGACCATCAGAATATCTAAGGCATTTGGAGTCTAGCTAAGATACAAGATAAAAAGATGCAcatcttttctttaaaggaaCGCAGTAGTATATattgctttaaaacttt contains these protein-coding regions:
- the GPR27 gene encoding probable G-protein coupled receptor 27, whose amino-acid sequence is MANASEPGGGGGGEAAALGLKLATLSLLLCVSLAGNVLFALLIVRERSLHRAPYYLLLDLCLADGLRALACLPAVMLAARRAAAAAGAPPGALGCKLLAFLAALFCFHAAFLLLGVGVTRYLAIAHHRFYAERLAGWPCAAMLVCAAWALALAAAFPPVLDGGGGDDEDAPCALEQRPDGAPGALGFLLLLAVVVGATHLVYLRLLFFIHDRRKMRPARLVPAVSHDWTFHGPGATGQAAANWTAGFGRGPTPPALVGIRPAGPGRGARRLLVLEEFKTEKRLCKMFYAVTLLFLLLWGPYVVASYLRVLVRPGAVPQAYLTASVWLTFAQAGINPVVCFLFNRELRDCFRAQFPCCQSPQTTQATLPCDLKGIGL